The following proteins are co-located in the Lepisosteus oculatus isolate fLepOcu1 chromosome 9, fLepOcu1.hap2, whole genome shotgun sequence genome:
- the cldnk gene encoding claudin k codes for MASTGLQLLGLCLSLLGWLGGTLGCVVPLWRVTAFIGNNIVTAQTIWEGLWMNCIVQSTGQIQCKVYDSMLALPHDLQAARALSVVSVLLCAIALALGVVGVKCTKCVGQQALKARISLFAGSLFAFAGLLYFIPVCWTAHSIIRDFYNPLVPAPRKRELGPALYLGWGAAGLLVLGGALLGAGSSTPAAPSSPSYSGSSRQSSPRNAPTLPAGQVKGYV; via the coding sequence GTGGGACCCTGGGCTGTGTGGTCCCACTGTGGCGAGTCACTGCCTTCATTGGAAACAATATTGTGACAGCACAGACTATTTGGGAGGGGCTGTGGATGAACTGCATTGTCCAGAGCACTGGACAAATCCAATGCAAGGTGTATGACTCAATGTTGGCCCTACCGCATGACCTGCAGGCAGCCCGCGCACTCTCTGTAGtgtctgtgctgctgtgtgcCATTGCACTAGCACTaggtgtggttggggtgaagtGCACAAAGTGTGTAGGGCAGCAGGCCCTGAAAGCACGGATCAGCCTGTTTGCAGGGAGCCTCTTTGCTTTTGCTGGGCTCCTCTACTTCATTCCTGTCTGCTGGACTGCACATTCCATCATCAGGGATTTCTACAACCCTCTGGTTCCTGCCCCACGGAAGAGGGAGCTTGGTCCTGCGCTGTATCTGGGGTGGGGGGCCGCTGGGCTCCTGGTGCTGGGGGGAGCCCTGCTCGGCGCTGGGTCCAGTACCCCTGCAGCCCCTTCCTCGCCTAGTTACAGCGGAAGCAGCCGGCAAAGCAGTCCCCGGAATGCCCCCACACTGCCTGCCGGTCAGGTGAAGGGCTATGTATGA